A window of the Tripterygium wilfordii isolate XIE 37 chromosome 12, ASM1340144v1, whole genome shotgun sequence genome harbors these coding sequences:
- the LOC120011015 gene encoding nucleobase-ascorbate transporter 3, whose translation MVETGHHNHQPPPPAQTAPPPPASLGLSKGPTWTPADQLQQLQYCIHSNPSWPETCLLAFQHYIVMLGSIVLIASTIVPRMGGNNGDKARVIQTLLFMAAVNTLLQTLLGTRLPTVMNASFAFVLPVLSIINDYSDRDFTNEHERFKYTMRTIQGSLIVASFVNIILGYSRAWGKFTRFFSPIVIVPVVCVVGLGLFMRGFPQLANCVEIGLPMLILLVFLQQYLKKIHPKAHILERFALLLCVGIIWVFAAILTAAGAYNNVGQQTKLSCRTDRSYLMSSAPWIKVPYPFQWGTPIFQASHVFGMIGAALVSSAESTGTFFAAARFAGATHPPAHVLSRSVGLQGIGLLLEGIFGAPVGSSASVENVGLLGLTHIGSRRVVQVSTGFMFFFAIFGKFGAFFASIPLPIFAAIYCVLFGIVAAIGISFIQFTNNNSLRNIYVLGLSLFLGISIPQYFVSNTSPDGHGPVRTGGGWFNDILNTIFSSPPTVAMIVGTLLDNTLDPGHAGDRGLPWWKPFQHMKGDVRTEEFYSLPVKIFGYIPTRFM comes from the exons ATGGTGGAAACAGGACATCACAACCATCAACCACCACCGCCAGCACAGACCGCTCCACCGCCTCCTGCGTCACTTGGGTTATCGAAGGGACCCACTTGGACTCCAGCCGACCAACTCCAACAGCTTCAATACTGCATCCACTCGAACCCTTCTTGGC CTGAAACATGTCTACTGGCTTTCCAGCACTATATCGTGATGCTTGGAAGTATAGTCTTAATTGCCAGCACAATTGTGCCCCGAATGGGTGGAAACAAT GGTGATAAAGCCCGTGTCATTCAAACTCTGTTGTTTATGGCGGCAGTGAATACACTGCTTCAGACGTTACTCGGTACCAGACTCCCTACTGTGATGaatgcttcttttgctttcgttctCCCAGTGTTATCGATCATTAATGATTACTCTGATAGAGACTTCACGAATGAGCACGAG AGGTTTAAGTACACTATGAGAACTATTCAAGGATCACTAATTGTTGCTTCCTTTGTTAACATCATCCTTGGTTATAGTAGGGCATGGGGAAAATTTACAAG ATTCTTTAGTCCAATTGTCATTGTCCCTGTGGTTTGTGTGGTTGGGCTTGGTCTGTTCATGAGGGGATTTCCACAG CTTGCTAACTGTGTGGAGATTGGTCTTCCCATGCTGATTCTGCTTGTCTTTTTACAGCAG TACTTGAAGAAGATCCATCCCAAGGCCCACATACTTGAGAGGTTTGCTCTACTTTTATGCGTAGGGATAATCTGGGTTTTTGCTGCTATCCTCACAGCTGCTGGTGCTTACAACAATGTCGGACAGCAGACTAAACTGAGTTGCCGCACTGATAGATCGTACCTTATGTCATCTGCCCCATG GATTAAAGTTCCATACCCATTTCAGTGGGGTACTCCCATTTTCCAAGCGAGCCATGTCTTCGGGATGATAGGTGCAGCACTTGTTTCGTCTGCAGAG TCAACTGGAACATTCTTTGCAGCAGCACGGTTTGCTGGTGCTACACACCCTCCAGCGCACGTGTTAAGTCGAAGTGTTGGCCTCCAG GGTATTGGCTTGCTACTTGAAGGAATTTTCGGTGCTCCTGTTGGTAGTTCTGCATCTGT CGAAAATGTTGGCCTCCTCGGATTAACACACATAGGGAGCAGAAGAGTGGTGCAGGTCTCAACTGGATTCATGTTTTTCTTCGCTATCTTTG GAAAATTTGGTGCCTTCTTCGCTTCAATCCCTTTGCCGATATTTGCTGCCATATACTGTGTTTTATTTGGGATTGTTG CTGCTATTGGCATCTCATTCATACAGTTTACAAATAACAATTCCTTGAGAAACATTTATGTTCTCGGCCTCTCTCTGTTCCTTGGGATATCAATACCACAATACTTCGTTTCAAACACCTCCCCAGATGGTCACGGACCAGTTAGAACAGGCGGTGGATGG TTCAATGACATATTGAATACCATCTTCTCATCACCGCCTACTGTGGCAATGATTGTTGGAACGCTGCTTGATAACACACTTGACCCGGGGCACGCAGGCGACAGAGGACTTCCATGGTGGAAACCTTTCCAGCATATGAAGGGAGATGTCAGAACGGAGGAGTTCTACAGCCTTCCAGTTAAAATATTTGGGTATATCCCCACCAGATTCATGTGA
- the LOC120011018 gene encoding protein OSB1, mitochondrial-like isoform X1, translated as MIIACRIGGLSKNSSVISQQRRQVLFSWFSTANPRQSYFFSDGVEEEKGVSAVYRHALKFQRPNTIRWQQQLVNSVNFIGAVDRPVQKQSFKRDRPVGAYTVLRIKNSGDINRTFRFDSLTFRTILAPDISSDICFDILLQMWDDLAKMCIDHLKPNDVIHVSGRLAGFLSNHPSGNRQYLYKVVVKEVNHVTQRAQGSTIQSSVESQSEDSGKSGLERYKDRLRLWQVFFTSPYEWWDNRKCKTNPQQPDFKHKDTGEALWLSPNDPPWIKRQLQLIDSEMAEKGKVEVGTSSRVSRWVYD; from the exons ATGATAATCGCTTGTCGTATTGGTGGCCTAAGCAAGAATTCTTCTGTAATTTCCCAgcaaagaagacaagtactCTTCTCGTGGTTCTCTACTGCTAACCCTAGACAATCGTATTTCTTCTCCGATGGCGTTGAAGAGGAAAAAGGTGTCAGTGCCGTTTATCGGCACGCGCTCAAATTTCAGCGTCCAAACACGATAAGATGGCAACAACAGTTGGTGAACTCCGTCAATTTTATTGGAGCAGTGGATCGCCCTGTGCAGAAACAATCCTTCAAACGCGACCGCCCCGTCGGGGCATACACCGTGCTCCGAATCAAAAACTCCGGTGATATCAACCGCACGTTTAGGTTCGATTCTTTGACTTTTCGAACTATTTTGGCACCAGACATAAGCTCAGATATTTGTTTTGA CATACTACTGCAAATGTGGGATGACCTAGCCAAAATGTGTATTGACCATCTCAAGCCAAATGATGTCATTCATGTTTCAGGTCGTTTGGCGGGTTTCCTAAGTAATCATCCGAGTGGAAATCGGCAGTATCTTTACAAG GTAGTTGTGAAAGAAGTGAATCACGTCACGCAAAGGGCTCAAGGCTCAACAATCCAAAGTTCTGTGGAATCACAATCAGAAG ATTCTGGTAAGTCTGGGTTGGAGAGGTACAAGGACCGCCTTCGCTTGTGGCAAGTTTTCTTCACTAGCCCATATGAATGGTGGGATAACAGGAAATGCAAAACGAATCCACAACAGCCAGATTTTAAGCACAAGGATACTGGTGAAGCTCTTTGGCTAAGTCCAAATGATCCTCCATGGATTAAAAGACAGCTGCAACTAATAGATTCAGAGATGGCAGAAAAAGGCAAAGTAGAAGTGGGTACTTCATCTCGTGTATCTAGATGGGTCTATGATTAG
- the LOC120011018 gene encoding protein OSB1, mitochondrial-like isoform X2, producing MIIACRIGGLSKNSSVISQQRRQVLFSWFSTANPRQSYFFSDGVEEEKGVSAVYRHALKFQRPNTIRWQQQLVNSVNFIGAVDRPVQKQSFKRDRPVGAYTVLRIKNSGDINRTFSILLQMWDDLAKMCIDHLKPNDVIHVSGRLAGFLSNHPSGNRQYLYKVVVKEVNHVTQRAQGSTIQSSVESQSEDSGKSGLERYKDRLRLWQVFFTSPYEWWDNRKCKTNPQQPDFKHKDTGEALWLSPNDPPWIKRQLQLIDSEMAEKGKVEVGTSSRVSRWVYD from the exons ATGATAATCGCTTGTCGTATTGGTGGCCTAAGCAAGAATTCTTCTGTAATTTCCCAgcaaagaagacaagtactCTTCTCGTGGTTCTCTACTGCTAACCCTAGACAATCGTATTTCTTCTCCGATGGCGTTGAAGAGGAAAAAGGTGTCAGTGCCGTTTATCGGCACGCGCTCAAATTTCAGCGTCCAAACACGATAAGATGGCAACAACAGTTGGTGAACTCCGTCAATTTTATTGGAGCAGTGGATCGCCCTGTGCAGAAACAATCCTTCAAACGCGACCGCCCCGTCGGGGCATACACCGTGCTCCGAATCAAAAACTCCGGTGATATCAACCGCACGTTTAG CATACTACTGCAAATGTGGGATGACCTAGCCAAAATGTGTATTGACCATCTCAAGCCAAATGATGTCATTCATGTTTCAGGTCGTTTGGCGGGTTTCCTAAGTAATCATCCGAGTGGAAATCGGCAGTATCTTTACAAG GTAGTTGTGAAAGAAGTGAATCACGTCACGCAAAGGGCTCAAGGCTCAACAATCCAAAGTTCTGTGGAATCACAATCAGAAG ATTCTGGTAAGTCTGGGTTGGAGAGGTACAAGGACCGCCTTCGCTTGTGGCAAGTTTTCTTCACTAGCCCATATGAATGGTGGGATAACAGGAAATGCAAAACGAATCCACAACAGCCAGATTTTAAGCACAAGGATACTGGTGAAGCTCTTTGGCTAAGTCCAAATGATCCTCCATGGATTAAAAGACAGCTGCAACTAATAGATTCAGAGATGGCAGAAAAAGGCAAAGTAGAAGTGGGTACTTCATCTCGTGTATCTAGATGGGTCTATGATTAG
- the LOC120011309 gene encoding uncharacterized protein LOC120011309 — protein sequence MGLGSNAMLVFVLLAASLVASNGNTGQGRTIIVGGSQGWRSGVNYTDWAIRNSPFYINDKLVFKYGPPSGRNPPHSVYSLPSLWNYGRCDFTGARLLANPKQGKGVGFTYVVDQWKVHYFASGEDNGRNCKDELMRFFVVPWPRPSE from the exons ATGGGTCTCGGTAGTAATGCTATGCTTGTATTTGTCCTCCTAGCAGCCTCTCTGGTGGCAAGTAATGGCAATACTGGTCAGGGTAGAACAATTATTGTTGGAGGCTCTCAAGGGTGGCGTTCTGGCGTCAACTACACTGATTGGGCTATCCGTAACAGCCCCTTCTACATAAATGACAAACTTG TTTTCAAGTATGGTCCACCAAGTGGCAGGAACCCTCCACATAGTGTCTACTCACTGCCGAGCTTATGGAACTATGGCAGGTGTGACTTCACGGGAGCAAGGCTTTTGGCGAACCCGAAACAAGGAAAGGGGGTGGGTTTTACATATGTGGTGGATCAATGGAAAGTTCACTACTTTGCCTCTGGTGAGGACAATGGAAGGAATTGCAAGGATGAGTTGATGAGGTTTTTCGTGGTGCCATGGCCTCGTCCCAGCGAATGA